The Halanaerobium praevalens DSM 2228 genome contains a region encoding:
- the ffh gene encoding signal recognition particle protein: protein MIFSSLAEKLQDTFNKLKGKGKLSEKDVKAALKEVKMALLEADVNYKVVKDFIKKIEERAVGNEVMESLTPGQHVIKIVNEEMQALMGGSKEDIAISSEPPTIIMMVGLQGSGKTTSAGKLARKLDKDGKNPLLVAGDVYRPAAIRQLQVLGERLDLPVFSMGDDSNPVDIAKGSINYASSHNCDTIILDTAGRLHIDQEMMEELESIKAAVDPDEILLVVDAMTGQDAVNVAKNFDQRLDVDGIVLTKMDGDARGGAALSIKAITGKPIKFAGTGEKLADLETFHPDRMSSRILGMGDVLSLIEKAEQSIDQEKAKKLEEKLRKNEFTLEDFMEQMEQVRNMGPMDEILGMIPGLGGAKQLKNMQVDDKHLDYIEAIISSMTPEERRDPEVINGSRRKRIAQGSGTSIQEVNRLLKQFRQTKKMMKQLNSGKMKKGGGFNLPFFN from the coding sequence ATGATTTTTTCCAGTCTAGCTGAAAAATTACAGGATACTTTTAATAAATTAAAAGGAAAAGGTAAACTGTCTGAAAAAGATGTTAAGGCTGCTTTAAAAGAAGTTAAAATGGCTCTTTTAGAAGCAGATGTAAATTATAAAGTTGTTAAAGATTTTATTAAAAAAATTGAAGAAAGAGCTGTCGGGAATGAAGTTATGGAAAGTTTGACTCCTGGACAGCATGTAATTAAAATTGTAAATGAAGAAATGCAAGCTTTAATGGGCGGTAGTAAAGAAGATATTGCTATTTCGTCTGAACCACCAACAATTATTATGATGGTTGGTTTACAGGGATCTGGTAAAACTACAAGTGCTGGTAAGCTGGCCCGCAAACTAGATAAAGATGGTAAAAATCCACTTTTAGTTGCAGGAGATGTTTATAGACCTGCTGCCATTAGACAGTTACAGGTTTTAGGAGAAAGATTAGATCTGCCAGTTTTTTCAATGGGAGATGATAGTAATCCAGTTGATATTGCCAAAGGAAGTATTAATTATGCTTCTTCTCATAATTGCGATACTATTATTCTTGATACAGCAGGACGCCTGCATATTGATCAAGAAATGATGGAAGAGCTGGAATCAATTAAAGCTGCTGTAGATCCAGATGAAATCTTGTTAGTTGTCGATGCAATGACAGGTCAAGATGCAGTAAATGTAGCTAAAAACTTTGATCAACGACTTGATGTTGATGGAATAGTTTTAACCAAAATGGATGGTGATGCTCGTGGTGGTGCTGCTTTATCAATTAAAGCTATTACAGGTAAACCAATTAAATTTGCTGGTACAGGTGAAAAACTAGCAGATTTAGAAACTTTTCACCCTGATCGAATGTCTTCACGAATTTTAGGAATGGGAGATGTTTTAAGCTTAATTGAAAAAGCTGAACAAAGTATTGATCAGGAAAAAGCTAAAAAGCTTGAAGAAAAATTACGAAAAAATGAATTTACTTTAGAAGATTTTATGGAACAGATGGAACAGGTTAGAAATATGGGTCCAATGGATGAAATCTTAGGCATGATTCCTGGTTTAGGTGGAGCAAAACAATTGAAAAATATGCAGGTTGATGATAAGCATCTTGATTATATAGAAGCTATTATTTCCTCAATGACTCCAGAAGAAAGAAGAGACCCAGAAGTAATAAATGGTTCTCGCAGGAAAAGAATTGCTCAAGGTAGTGGAACTAGTATTCAAGAAGTTAATCGTCTTTTAAAACAGTTTAGACAAACTAAAAAAATGATGAAACAATTAAACAGTGGTAAAATGAAAAAAGGTGGAGGATTTAATCTACCATTTTTCAATTAA
- the rpsP gene encoding 30S ribosomal protein S16, with the protein MVKIRLKRMGSKRNASYRVIVSDSKRAPQGYFVEELGFYDPTTEPETYNIDEEKALKWLNNGAKPSDTVKTLLKKSGVMAKYHGNE; encoded by the coding sequence ATGGTTAAGATTCGTTTAAAAAGAATGGGAAGTAAGCGTAATGCATCATACAGAGTTATTGTTTCTGATTCCAAGAGAGCTCCTCAAGGATACTTTGTTGAAGAATTAGGTTTTTATGACCCTACAACCGAACCAGAAACATATAATATTGATGAAGAAAAAGCACTTAAATGGTTAAATAATGGTGCTAAACCTTCTGACACAGTTAAGACTTTATTAAAAAAGTCAGGTGTTATGGCTAAGTACCACGGTAATGAGTAA
- the ylxM gene encoding YlxM family DNA-binding protein, whose translation MIILLKKTIKITMLFDFYGSLLTDKQQEIIKSYFFNDLSLSEIGANIGISRQGVYDHLHRSEASLKDYEAKLGLLKKYNRIRAKINDLEKIMTDKGILIEDKNEDLRKKMESIKSIL comes from the coding sequence GTGATTATTTTGTTAAAGAAAACAATTAAAATAACAATGTTATTTGATTTTTATGGCTCACTCTTAACAGATAAACAGCAAGAAATTATTAAAAGCTACTTTTTCAATGATTTATCCCTTTCAGAAATTGGAGCTAATATAGGTATTAGTCGGCAGGGAGTCTATGATCATTTACATCGAAGCGAAGCAAGTTTAAAAGATTATGAAGCTAAATTAGGGCTTTTAAAAAAATATAATAGAATTCGAGCTAAAATTAATGATTTAGAAAAAATAATGACTGATAAAGGAATTTTAATTGAAGATAAAAATGAAGATTTAAGAAAAAAGATGGAATCGATTAAATCGATCCTCTAA
- a CDS encoding GNAT family N-acetyltransferase, producing MKDNKSKFKIRFAKEEDSQLILKFIKELADYEKLLDQVEATTEKIKESIFEKKQAEVLIAEVDKKAVGFALFFHNYSTFLGWANLYLEDLYVIPEARGQGYGKKLFKKLAEIAVDRGCKRLDWWCLDWNQSSIDFYKSIGAKAMDEWTVYRLEDQALKKMAK from the coding sequence ATGAAAGATAATAAATCTAAGTTTAAGATCAGATTTGCTAAAGAAGAAGATAGTCAGCTAATTTTAAAATTCATTAAAGAACTAGCAGATTACGAAAAATTATTAGATCAAGTTGAAGCAACTACAGAGAAAATAAAGGAGTCTATTTTTGAAAAAAAGCAGGCTGAAGTTCTAATAGCAGAAGTAGATAAAAAAGCTGTTGGTTTTGCCTTGTTTTTTCATAATTATTCTACTTTTTTAGGTTGGGCTAATCTCTATTTAGAAGATTTATATGTGATTCCAGAAGCAAGAGGTCAAGGTTATGGAAAAAAACTATTTAAAAAATTAGCTGAAATAGCAGTTGATAGAGGCTGTAAAAGGCTAGACTGGTGGTGTCTAGATTGGAACCAGTCCTCTATTGATTTTTATAAAAGTATTGGTGCTAAAGCAATGGATGAGTGGACTGTTTATAGATTAGAAGATCAGGCACTAAAAAAAATGGCTAAGTAA
- a CDS encoding KH domain-containing protein yields MEKLIKFIAESIVDNPSEVTVNKIEKNNSLTVELSVADEDMGKVIGKRGRIAKAIRTVVNAAAAKEGTTVKVDIK; encoded by the coding sequence ATGGAAAAACTGATAAAATTTATTGCCGAATCTATTGTAGACAATCCTTCTGAAGTTACAGTTAATAAAATTGAAAAAAATAATTCTCTAACTGTAGAACTTTCTGTTGCAGATGAAGATATGGGTAAAGTAATTGGTAAAAGAGGCCGAATTGCAAAAGCAATTAGAACTGTTGTTAATGCTGCAGCAGCTAAAGAAGGAACAACAGTTAAGGTTGATATTAAATAA